A single genomic interval of Camelina sativa cultivar DH55 chromosome 11, Cs, whole genome shotgun sequence harbors:
- the LOC104728865 gene encoding 26S proteasome non-ATPase regulatory subunit 3 homolog B-like encodes MLQETLLNLLLRNYLHYSLYDQAEKLRSKAPRFEAHSNQQFCRYLFYLGKIQTIQLEYTDAKESLLQAARKAPIASLGFRVQCNKWAIIVRLLLGEIPERSIFTQKEMEKPLRPYFELTSAVRIGDLELFGNVQEKFSKTFAKDRTHNLIVRLRHNVIRTALRNISVSYWRISLQDVAQKLRLDSVADAESIVAKAIRDGAIEATIDHKNGLMVSKETGDIYSTNEPQTAFNSRIAFCLNMHNEAVRALRYPPNTHKEKENEEKRREKKQQEEELAKYMAEEDDDF; translated from the exons ATGTTGCAGGAAACACTTTTGAATCTGTTGCTTCGCAACTATCTACACTACAGTCTCTACGACCAAGCAGAGAAGCTTAGGTCAAAGGCACCTCGATTTGAGGCACACTCTAACCAACAG TTTTGTAGGTACCTGTTTTACTTGGGAAAGATCCAGACGATTCAACTAGAGTACACGGACGCAAAAGAGAGCCTTCTCCAGGCTGCTAGGAAAGCACCTATTGCATCTTTGGGCTTCAGAGTTCAGTGCAATAAGTGGGCTATTATAGTTCGCCTGTTGTTGGGTGAAATACCAGAACGGTCAATCTTCACTCAAAAGGAAATGGAGAAGCCTCTGAGGCCATACTTTGAGCTAACCAGT GCTGTGAGGATTGGTGACTTGGAGCTATTTGGGAACGTCCAAGAGaagttttcaaaaacatttgctAAAGACAGAACTCACAACCTCATAGTTAGACTGCGACACAACGTGATCAGAACAGCGCTGCGCAATATCAGCGTCTCTTACTGGAGGATTTCCCTACAGGACGTCGCACAGAAACTAAGGCTGGACTCAGTGGCTGATGCAGAAAGCATTGTGGCTAAAGCCATCAGAGATGGAGCAATCGAGGCAACTATTGACCACAAGAATGGTTTGATGGTCTCCAAGGAAACAGGAGACATCTACTCAACTAACGAACCACAAACAGCTTTTAACTCCAGAATTGCGTTCTGTTTGAATATGCACAATGAAGCGGTTAGAGCTCTGAGGTACCCACCAAACACACACAAGGAGaaagaaaacgaagagaaaaggagagagaagaagcagcAAGAAGAGGAACTCGCCAAATACATGGCTGAGGAAGACGACGATTTCTAG